From Verrucomicrobiia bacterium, a single genomic window includes:
- a CDS encoding DMT family transporter — protein MKASPARKQTSAPLGASLVLLSSVFYASYGIWATLMGDFFGSFTAAALRCILVLGCLFVLAAMRKELQKIHWQRDFRWLILMLASSVLVSGPLYYAILKAGVGISLAVCYVGIVIGMFVFGWLFAKERFTKDKFVATLLGILGLVLVFSPSVQLIGWLALTAALVSGLATAANMVATKEVPYNGSQSAILVWGSGVIANIPMVFILGEPRPVLGLHAEWGYLVLFVFASLIASWTFIRGLKLIEAGAAGILGLLEVVFGVLFGAVFFHERPGGVVLAGILSIIVAAAIPYVQHYNAQKGTLGES, from the coding sequence ATGAAGGCATCTCCTGCTCGTAAACAAACCTCAGCGCCCCTAGGGGCTAGTCTGGTGTTGTTGTCCTCGGTGTTTTATGCCAGTTACGGTATCTGGGCTACCCTGATGGGCGATTTTTTTGGTAGCTTTACGGCTGCAGCGCTGCGCTGCATCTTGGTTCTGGGATGTTTGTTCGTGTTGGCGGCAATGCGCAAAGAATTGCAGAAGATTCACTGGCAGCGTGATTTTAGGTGGTTGATACTTATGCTAGCGTCATCTGTTTTGGTGTCTGGGCCGCTATACTATGCCATTTTGAAGGCAGGAGTGGGTATCAGCCTGGCGGTGTGCTATGTGGGCATTGTGATTGGTATGTTTGTCTTTGGATGGCTGTTTGCCAAGGAACGCTTTACAAAAGACAAGTTTGTGGCCACTCTTTTGGGGATTTTGGGGCTGGTTTTGGTGTTTTCGCCCAGCGTACAGCTGATAGGCTGGCTGGCCTTGACGGCAGCGCTGGTGAGCGGCTTGGCCACGGCAGCCAATATGGTGGCCACCAAAGAAGTGCCATACAACGGCTCGCAATCTGCCATTTTAGTATGGGGATCAGGAGTGATAGCCAATATCCCCATGGTTTTTATCCTGGGCGAACCCCGGCCAGTACTGGGCCTTCATGCCGAATGGGGTTATCTGGTACTGTTTGTGTTTGCATCGTTGATCGCTTCGTGGACGTTCATACGTGGGCTTAAGCTGATCGAGGCGGGAGCAGCTGGCATCCTTGGCCTGCTAGAGGTTGTGTTTGGGGTGTTGTTTGGGGCGGTGTTCTTCCACGAGCGGCCCGGGGGTGTGGTCTTGGCCGGTATCCTGAGTATTATTGTCGCGGCGGCCATACCCTATGTGCAACACTACAATGCCCAAAAAGGCACCCTAGGGGAGTCGTAG
- the pyk gene encoding pyruvate kinase, with product MKLTEMVPNVPVTKFKRTKILVTIGPSCNSYEVIYDMIKAGANILRLNFSHGENEERLQQIKWIRKASQEYGKPVAILQDLQGPKIRLGDFDGIINVQTGQSVAFKYKTDYEQTGLIPTQYDLSKKVKRGERLYLYDGKVRTTVTSVKDGIVHAHVENDGILIKRKGINLPDTDFGGDIITEKDKKDVVFGSTQDFDYVALSFVQTADDIRQLKKMLRNLGSKAKVMTKFETGVAVQHMEEIVQESDAICIARGDLAVEVPLESVPVIQRQLIELGKRYATPTIIATQMMLSMVDQPEPTRAEVSDVATGVILGADSLWLSDETTIGKYPVEAVKVMKRIILYTQENIEAGKPLPFESGSNQEAISEAVLNLANMVNATAIVAETKSGATALEIASRRPARPIIAVTSDPRVAQQMALIYGTKSYVRPDSKYAASRLTDWLEEKKVLKKGDVIVTASGKYPGVVGTTDTIKVRVLE from the coding sequence ATGAAACTAACAGAGATGGTACCGAACGTACCGGTTACCAAATTCAAACGGACAAAGATCCTAGTCACTATTGGCCCCTCCTGCAATAGCTACGAGGTTATTTATGACATGATCAAGGCGGGCGCCAATATTTTGCGCCTGAATTTCAGCCATGGCGAAAACGAAGAGCGCCTGCAGCAGATCAAATGGATACGCAAGGCTTCTCAGGAATATGGCAAGCCAGTTGCTATTCTTCAGGATTTGCAGGGGCCAAAGATTCGTCTGGGCGATTTCGACGGAATTATAAACGTGCAGACCGGTCAGAGTGTAGCCTTTAAATACAAGACAGACTACGAACAGACAGGGCTTATCCCTACCCAATACGATCTGAGCAAGAAGGTCAAGCGTGGCGAGCGGCTGTATTTGTATGACGGCAAAGTGCGCACAACAGTGACCAGCGTCAAGGACGGGATTGTCCACGCCCATGTTGAAAACGACGGTATATTGATCAAGCGCAAGGGGATAAACCTGCCAGACACAGACTTTGGCGGCGATATCATTACCGAGAAAGACAAAAAAGACGTTGTTTTTGGCTCTACTCAAGACTTTGACTATGTGGCTCTGAGTTTTGTACAGACGGCCGATGATATTCGGCAGCTCAAGAAAATGTTGCGTAATCTGGGCAGCAAAGCCAAGGTTATGACCAAGTTCGAAACCGGTGTGGCCGTGCAGCACATGGAAGAGATCGTGCAGGAATCTGACGCTATCTGTATTGCGCGCGGTGACCTGGCGGTAGAGGTACCACTAGAGTCAGTGCCGGTGATTCAGCGCCAATTGATCGAGCTGGGCAAGCGCTATGCAACCCCAACTATCATTGCCACCCAGATGATGTTGAGCATGGTAGACCAGCCAGAGCCCACCCGCGCAGAGGTATCAGATGTTGCTACCGGCGTCATATTGGGTGCCGACAGCCTGTGGCTGAGCGACGAGACAACCATTGGTAAATATCCGGTAGAGGCCGTCAAGGTCATGAAGCGGATCATCCTATATACTCAGGAAAATATCGAAGCCGGCAAGCCTCTGCCGTTCGAATCTGGTAGTAATCAGGAGGCTATTAGCGAGGCGGTGCTCAACCTGGCTAACATGGTAAACGCGACTGCAATCGTGGCCGAGACCAAGTCTGGTGCTACGGCTCTAGAGATCGCCTCTCGGCGACCAGCCCGTCCTATCATTGCTGTTACCTCTGACCCACGCGTAGCCCAGCAGATGGCCCTGATATATGGCACCAAAAGCTACGTCCGTCCCGACAGCAAGTATGCGGCCAGCAGGTTAACCGACTGGCTCGAAGAAAAGAAAGTACTGAAAAAGGGTGACGTGATTGTTACCGCTTCTGGTAAATATCCTGGCGTTGTTGGCACAACCGACACTATCAAAGTCCGCGTACTCGAATAA
- a CDS encoding type II toxin-antitoxin system RelE/ParE family toxin has product MLYHQINFTKTFRGQFKLLKPRQQERFYERLELFKKDPQARVLRDHALKGKYIGYRSIDIQGDLRALYYVKDDTIVIFALIGSHSQLYG; this is encoded by the coding sequence ATGCTCTACCATCAGATTAACTTTACAAAAACCTTCCGCGGACAGTTTAAACTTCTCAAACCACGTCAGCAGGAACGCTTTTATGAACGTCTGGAACTCTTCAAGAAAGATCCTCAGGCGAGGGTATTGCGCGACCATGCACTCAAGGGCAAGTACATAGGGTATCGAAGCATAGATATTCAAGGCGACTTGCGGGCATTGTATTACGTAAAAGACGACACGATTGTAATCTTTGCCCTGATTGGATCACACAGCCAGCTCTACGGTTAA
- a CDS encoding type II toxin-antitoxin system RelB/DinJ family antitoxin, whose protein sequence is MKTAILNVKVDEQVKKRAQAVAGSFGIPLSTLVNAYLMELAETGQIHFSAVEIMTPKMEKLIEQAQKEIEAGDTVGPFDTAEEAIDYLKRL, encoded by the coding sequence ATGAAAACAGCAATACTTAACGTCAAGGTTGATGAACAGGTAAAAAAGCGAGCTCAAGCAGTAGCTGGCTCATTCGGTATTCCCCTGAGCACTTTAGTGAATGCTTATTTGATGGAACTCGCCGAGACCGGCCAGATTCACTTTAGCGCCGTCGAGATCATGACGCCTAAAATGGAGAAGCTCATAGAGCAGGCGCAGAAAGAAATTGAAGCCGGTGACACAGTAGGCCCTTTTGATACAGCAGAAGAAGCCATAGATTATCTTAAAAGGTTATAA
- a CDS encoding phosphoglycerate kinase yields MGFWKKTVKEYDLRGKSVLVRVDYNVPIKNGKITDDYRIEKSLPTLQFLLEQDCKLILISHLGRPKDAHDTDCSLKPCAERLEKLLHKNVQFVSDCVGEAAEKAAKALQPGQVLLLENLRFHPEEEKNDDEFAKKLASLAEVFVQDGFGVVHRAHASTEAVAHHLPSLAGLLLEKEVDTITNAIDNPQRPLMTIIGGAKISDKIDILNRFIDIADFVAVGGAMANTFLLAEGIKIGESLAEKDEVPLAKDIIEKAKQKAKNQRFVFYIPQDGVVSKELDGSTQTRIVDWDAHVIAQVENYPKRPGRETGEVAADESILDIGPFSGAFIAGGIQMAGTVIWNGAMGVTETKGKQGPVGPFAHGTETVVEALLGEFGTKPFTVLGGGDTVGFIEDRKLTDSFNHVSTGGGASLELMSGKSLPGVEVLWNKD; encoded by the coding sequence ATGGGTTTCTGGAAAAAGACCGTTAAAGAATATGACTTACGTGGTAAGTCTGTTTTGGTGCGTGTGGACTATAACGTACCCATAAAAAACGGAAAAATTACAGACGACTATCGCATAGAAAAATCCCTGCCCACACTACAGTTTTTGCTAGAGCAAGATTGCAAGCTGATCCTGATATCGCACCTGGGTCGTCCCAAAGATGCGCATGACACAGACTGTTCGCTCAAGCCTTGTGCCGAACGTCTGGAAAAGCTACTGCATAAAAACGTTCAGTTTGTGTCTGACTGCGTGGGCGAAGCAGCCGAAAAAGCTGCCAAGGCGCTGCAGCCGGGCCAGGTTCTGCTGCTAGAGAATTTACGTTTTCACCCCGAAGAAGAAAAGAACGACGACGAATTTGCCAAAAAGCTGGCCAGCCTGGCCGAGGTGTTTGTGCAGGACGGCTTTGGGGTGGTGCACCGGGCGCATGCTTCTACCGAAGCAGTGGCACATCATCTGCCCAGTTTGGCCGGCCTGCTGCTAGAAAAAGAAGTAGATACCATTACTAATGCTATTGATAACCCCCAGCGCCCCTTGATGACCATCATCGGCGGCGCTAAAATATCCGACAAAATAGATATTCTGAACCGATTTATAGATATTGCCGACTTCGTAGCCGTTGGCGGTGCCATGGCCAACACTTTCCTGCTGGCCGAGGGCATCAAGATAGGCGAGAGCTTGGCCGAAAAAGACGAAGTGCCACTGGCCAAAGATATTATTGAAAAAGCCAAACAAAAGGCCAAGAATCAGCGTTTTGTGTTCTATATACCGCAAGATGGCGTTGTGTCTAAAGAATTGGATGGCAGCACCCAGACACGCATAGTAGACTGGGATGCTCACGTGATTGCCCAGGTGGAAAATTACCCTAAACGACCCGGCCGCGAGACGGGCGAGGTAGCCGCCGACGAATCTATCCTGGATATTGGTCCGTTTTCTGGGGCCTTTATTGCTGGGGGCATTCAGATGGCCGGCACGGTTATCTGGAACGGCGCCATGGGTGTCACCGAAACCAAGGGTAAACAGGGGCCGGTGGGGCCATTTGCTCATGGCACCGAAACAGTTGTAGAGGCCTTGCTGGGTGAATTTGGCACCAAGCCCTTCACGGTACTGGGCGGTGGTGACACCGTTGGGTTTATAGAAGATCGCAAGCTGACAGACTCTTTCAATCATGTATCTACCGGAGGGGGTGCTAGCCTGGAACTGATGAGTGGCAAATCTTTGCCCGGTGTAGAAGTCCTCTGGAACAAAGATTAG
- the tpiA gene encoding triose-phosphate isomerase, with protein MATTSKRTLIVGNWKMHQNASQASLLLHRLHERIKIYRDVEVVLAPSMLVLQPLSVQIDRRKFRLAAQNAYHKDEGAFTGEVSFTMLRDLAHYAIVGHSDRRYKFGEDLDMIRDKVAAAVRNDIMPILCVGETAREKAEGDGLQVLHDQVISGLSNVTSREVGDIVIAYEPVWALSTGSDYMHHEIPKPDGIAKAVVAIRKNVAELYGKKAAERIRVLYGGSANASTAGGLLSIEGVDGLLVGGASLNYHQFSGIVDAAYRRRHGTGEISAS; from the coding sequence ATGGCTACCACAAGTAAACGCACATTAATCGTCGGCAATTGGAAGATGCATCAGAACGCCAGCCAGGCGAGCTTGTTGCTGCACCGACTGCACGAGCGTATCAAGATCTACCGTGACGTAGAGGTAGTATTGGCACCCAGTATGCTGGTACTGCAACCTTTGAGTGTGCAGATAGACCGTCGTAAATTTCGTTTGGCTGCCCAAAACGCCTACCACAAAGACGAGGGGGCTTTTACCGGCGAGGTCAGCTTTACGATGCTACGCGACCTTGCTCATTATGCGATTGTCGGGCACTCTGACCGGCGGTATAAGTTTGGCGAAGACCTAGATATGATCCGCGACAAAGTAGCCGCTGCCGTGCGTAATGACATCATGCCCATCTTGTGCGTGGGCGAGACAGCACGCGAAAAGGCCGAGGGCGATGGCTTGCAAGTGCTACACGATCAAGTGATTTCGGGACTCAGCAACGTCACCTCCCGTGAGGTTGGCGATATTGTTATCGCCTACGAACCCGTGTGGGCACTGAGCACCGGGTCTGATTACATGCATCATGAAATACCCAAGCCCGATGGTATTGCCAAAGCTGTAGTAGCTATCCGCAAAAATGTGGCCGAGCTGTATGGCAAAAAGGCGGCTGAAAGAATTCGAGTGTTGTACGGTGGCAGCGCTAATGCCTCGACCGCTGGTGGCCTTTTGTCCATCGAGGGAGTAGACGGGCTGTTGGTTGGTGGTGCCAGCCTGAATTATCACCAGTTTTCTGGCATTGTAGACGCGGCGTATCGTCGCCGACACGGGACTGGAGAAATTAGTGCCAGCTGA